The Burkholderia mayonis DNA window GCGGCGCGGTTTTGGGGGAGCGTTCGGGAGTGCATTCGGGGGATCGTTCGGTGGAAGCGTCCGATGAATACGCGGGGAACGTCGGGGCGACAGGCTTGACCATGACGCGGCGAACACGTGAGGATTGCGGCGAACGGCCGCTCGCGATGCGCCCATGCGCCAGCCGATTCACGCAGGAACGCGCCAAAGACACGCGGAGACTACGCCCGAGCCGTTCCGGAACTACGCCGGAGCTTCGTTGGAGCTTCGTTGGAGCTTCGCTGGAGCTTCGTTGGAGCTTCGTTGGAGCTTCGCTGGAGCTTCGCTGGAGCTTCGTTGGAGCTTCGTTGATGCTTCGTTGATGCTTCGCCGGAGTCTCGTAAGTGGCACGATGAAGCCTCGCCGGAACCGCACTCGCCCCGCCGCCGAATCGACCGCAATCGCCGCATTCAGGCGCGACCGGGCCGCCCGCGCTGCCCCGCTATCGCGACAGCCGCGCACGAATCGCTTTAAGATGCGGCGGGAGACGACCGACCGGCCGCGCACCCGCGCGGCCGCGCCACGACCGGCGCGACCGGCGCGACGCCGCCCGGCGCACGCCGGCCAACCGAGCAGCCAACAGAGGAGACTGATCGAAGATGGGAGCCCTCAGCCATATCCGCGTCCTGGACCTGAGCCGCGTGCTCGCGGGCCCGTGGTGCGCTCAGACACTCGCCGATCTCGGCGCCGACGTGATCAAGGTCGAGCGCCCGGACGTCGGCGACGACACCCGGCACTGGGGCCCGCCGTACCTGAAGACGCCGGACGGCGCCGACACCCGCGAAGCCGCGTACTACCTCGCCGCGAACCGCAACAAGCGCTCGGTGACGATCGACATCGCGACGCCCGAAGGCCAGCGGATCGTCCGCGAGCTCACCGCGCGGTGCGACGTCGTGCTCGAGAACTACAAGGTCGGCCAGCTCGCGAAGTACGGGCTCGACTTTGCGTCGCTGAAAGCCGTGAAGCCCGACCTCGTCTACTGCTCGGTGACGGGCTTCGGCCAGACGGGCCCGTACGCGCACCGCGCGGGCTACGATTTCATCATCCAGGGGATGGGCGGCTTCATGAGCATCACGGGCGAGCGCGACGGCCTGCCGGGCGGCGGGCCGCAGAAGGCCGGCGTCGCGATCGCCGATCTCGCGACGGGCCTCTACTCGACGATCGCGATCCTCGCCGCGCTCGCGCACCGCGACCGCACGGGCGAAGGCCAGCACATCGACATGGCGCTCCTCGACGTACAGGTCGCGCTCCTCGCGAACATGAACACGAATTTCCTCGCGAGCGGCAAGCCGCCCATGCGCTGGGGCAACGCGCATCCGAACATCGTGCCGTACCAGACGTTCGAGACGAGCGACGGGTGGATCATCGTCGCGGTCGGCAACGACGGGCAGTTCAGCAAGTTCGTCGAGGCGGGCGGACGCGCGGAGCTCGCCGACGACGAGCGCTTCGCGACGAACCCGGCGCGCGTGCGCCACCGCGATACGCTCGTGCCGATCATCGCGGAGATGACGAAAACGCGCACGAAACGCGAATGGCTCGACGCGCTCGAGGCGGTCGGCGTGCCGTGCGGGCCGATCAACGATCTCGCCGAAGTGTTCGACGACGAGCAGGTGCGCGCGCGCGGCATGCAGGTCGAGCTGCCGCATCCGAGCGGCGCGAACGTGAAGCTCGTGCGCAACCCGATCCGGATGAGCGAGACGCCGCCCGACGCGCGCACTGCGCCGCCTCTCCTCGGCGAGCACACGGACGCGGTGCTGCGCGACATGCTCGGCTATGGCGACACGGCGATCGCGGCGCTCCGGGACAAGCGCGTCGTGTGAGCGCGGCCGGCGGGCGCGCGGCGTCGGATCGCGTGTCCGCGTTCTTTCTCGCGGGCGGCCCGTGCGGGCCGCTTCGCTTTTTTGGCTCCTCACGAATTCGAGCTTCCGAACCGGTGAACTTTCGAGGCTTTGAGACTCCGCGCTTCGGAACTTCGGAACTTCGGAACTTCGGAACTTCGGAACTTCGGAACTTCGGAACTTCGGAACTTCGGAACTTCGGAACTTCGGAACTTCGGAACTTCGTGGCTTCGCAACATCAATCATTCGCCCCTCGCGCGCAGCACGCCGCGCGAACACGCGGCGACATCGCCCCGTCGTAACCGAACGGTACAAAGCGGGCTATCCCGCTTTCTCCGCCAATGTTCCGCATGTCATTGCGCCGCAAGTTCCTGCCCACCACGTCCGCCGCCGCCACGCTGCCGCTCGTCAGCGCGGTCCTAAGCGCGTGCAACGACAGCATCGCCGAACCCGCGACGCGCGCTTTCTCGCGTCGATGTACCAGATGACCGACATCCATTCGCTCGAGCCCGTCATCGCCGCGGACGGCTCGATCACGTACTTGAGCACCGACGGCGTCGCTCGCACCGGAAGGCGGCGGCGCAGCGATGGGCAACGTCGTGGTCGTCGGCCATCGCGATCATGCGAAGCGCTGCATCCAGACGTCACGGGCGCGCGGGATGAAGGCAGCCGCGGTCGCGGAGGTCGCGCTGCCGACGCTGTACGACCCGCAGTCCGGCCAGGCATGGACGCGCCGCCGCGACCTGTACTTCGTTCACGACATGTACGCGCAGCTCGCGACGCTGCGCGCGAACCTGAGCGCGGCTGCCTATCCGCGGCTGCCTATCCGCGGCTGCCTATCCGCGGCTGCCTATCCGAACGGCTGATTCGGCAGCGATCGCTCGTGGGCTCGAAAGCGGGAAAGCACGAAAGCGGCACGAATGGCCGATGCACGGCATCGATCGTAAACCGCGGGCACGAAGCGGCAACACCACGCCCGCGGACGCCCCGAACGAAGGGCCCCAAAGAGCGATCGACGAAGACGCCCACCGCGAGCCCTCCCGAGCCGGAAGGCTCGACAAAAGCCGTTCCCAAAACGAAACGGGCGCGTCGGTGGCGCGCCCTTCGGCTAGACCGTTGCGGCGAGCCTGCGTCAATATTCCTGCGATCGAAACGACGGGAACGACGGGAACGACGGCAACCACGAAAACGCCGAAACCGACTCGCCGAACCGGCATCCCGCGCCGCTCCCGGCGGCCGCCTGCGACACCAGCCCCACCGGCACGGCCGAAACGCCGGGCGTTCGGCCGCCCCGCCGCTTAGCGCACGCCGGCGCCGACGAGGCCGCCCGCCGCCGCGCCCGCGACCGTACCGATCGGGCCGCCCGTGATCAGGTAGCCGAGCGCGCCGCCCGCCGCCGCGCCGATGCCGGCATTGCGCTGCGTGTGAGTCATCGCGCACGCGCTGAGGCTGGCGAGCACCACGGCGATGACGGTGATGCGAACGAGAAAGCGGGTCTTCTTCATCATGATGCTGTCTTCGAAAGCGTTGCCGCGCATGGCACGGCGCGGCGGCATGAAACCTGGGTGAGCGCATCTTATGAAAGCCGAATCCGGCCGGCAAAGCGATTTACCTCCTGTTACAGCGGCAACACACGCCGCACAAATGCCGGAAAACGCGCCGCCCGCCCGCCGCAAGGGGCCGCGCTCCTCACGACGGTCGTCCGTCAGGTAGAATTGACAAGTTCGAGCGACGCAGCAGGCGTCCTCTCCCCTTTTCTTCCCTGTCCCGCATGAGCACCGAACGCAACGACGCCGCCGCGCCATCCAATTTCATCCGCAACATCATCGACGACGACAACCGCACGAGCAAATGGAGCGGCCGCGTCGAGACGCGCTTTCCGCCCGAGCCGAACGGCTATCTGCACATCGGCCACGCGAAGAGCATCTGCCTGAACTTCAGCGTCGCCCGCGACTACGGCGGCGTGTGCCACCTGCGCTTCGACGACACGAATCCGGAAAAGGAAAGCGTCGAGTACGTGAACTCGATCGTCGACGCGGTGCGCTGGCTCGGCTTCGACTGGCAGAAGGACGGCGTCGACCACCAGTATTTCGCGAGCGACTACTACGACAAGCTCTATGAATTCGCCGAGCTGCTGATCCAGCGCGGCAAGGCGTACGTCGACAGCCAGACCGCCGACGAGATGCGCACGAACCGCGGCTCGCTGACCGAGCCGGGCACGCCGTCGCCGTTCCGCGATCGCTCGCCCGAGGAGAACCTCGACCTGTTCCGCCGGATGAAGGCGGGCGAGTTCAAGGAAGGCGAGCACGTGCTGCGCGCGAAGATCGACATGAGCTCGCCGAACATGAACATGCGCGACCCGGTGATCTACCGGATCCGCTACGCGCATCACTACCGCACGGGCGATGCGTGGTGCGTGTACCCGATGTACGACTACACGCACTGCATCTCGGACGCGATCGAGAACATCACGCACTCGCTCTGCACGCTCGAGTTCGAGGATCACCGCCCCCTCTACGACTGGGTGCTGAACGAGCTCGCGGACGCCGGCGTGTTCACGCGGCCGCTGCCGCAGCAAATCGAATTCTCGCGGCTGAACCTCACGTACGCGATCACGAGCAAGCGCAAGCTGCTGCAGCTCGTGACGGAAGGCCACGTCGACGGCTGGGACGACCCGCGGATGCCGACGATCGTCGGCGTGCGCCGCCGCGGCTTCACGCCCGAGGGCATCCGCCTGTTCTGCGAGCGGATCGGCGTGACGAAGATCGATTCGTGGATCGACATGAGCGTGTTCGAAGGCGCGCTGCGCGACGATCTCGACGACAAGGCGCCGCGCACGGTCGCCGTGCTCGATCCGCTCAAGCTCGTCATCGACAACTACCCGGAAGGCCAGACCGAGGAATGCACGGCGCCCGTGCACCCGCACCATCCGGAGCGCGGCCAGCGCACGTTCCCGATCTCGCGCGAGCTGTGGATCGAGCGCGAGGATTTCAACGAGAATCCGCCGAAGGGCTATTTCCGGCTGTTCCCGGGCAACAAGGTGCGGCTGCGATACGGCTACGTGATCGAATGCACGGGCGCGGACAAGGACGAAAACGGCAACGTGACCGCCGTCCACTGCAACTACTATCCGGACAGCAAGTCGGGCACCGAAGGCGCGAACAACTACAAGGTGAAGGGCAACATCCACTGGGTGAGCGCCCCGCACGCGTGCCCGGCCGAAGTACGGATCTACGATCGCCTGTTCAAGGAGCCGCATCCGGACGCGGGCGGACGCAACTTCCTCGAGGCGCTGAATCCGGATTCGAAGAAGGTCGTCCACGCCTATCTCGAGCCCGGCGCGCGCGACGCGACGCCGGAAGCGCGCTATCAGTTCGAGCGCCACGGCTACTTCGTCGCCGACCGCGTCGATTCGAAGCCCGACCAGCCGGTGTTCAACCGGATCGTCGGCCTGCGCGACAGTTGGGGCAAGCCCGCCTGACGGCGGCTGCGGCACGCTCGCCGCTTTGCGTCATGCGAAAGGAAAATGCCCGGCCTGCGCCGGGCATTTTCGTTTGAGCCTCGCGCCGACGTGGCGGCCGCTTCGGCAATCGGCTCCGGCCGCCGCGATTCATGCCGGTTTCCAGTCTCGCATCCGGACTCGCCACCGGCCCGGCATCCGCGAACGGCGCGGGACCGCAGCCGCGCTTGTCGCGCTTGTCGCGCTCAGACGGGCAGCGACCGATGCAGATCCGCGAGCGACAACGTCGTCCGGAAAAGCCGCGCAAGGCTGCGGCTCGCGTATGCGTCCACGTCGCCCGGCTCGGTCCAGCGAAACGCGTCCATCTCCGGGATCATCGTCCCATCGCGGCGGCTCGGAAACATCGACGTGCATTCGCAGCGCGACAGATCCGTCTCGTG harbors:
- a CDS encoding CaiB/BaiF CoA transferase family protein; protein product: MGALSHIRVLDLSRVLAGPWCAQTLADLGADVIKVERPDVGDDTRHWGPPYLKTPDGADTREAAYYLAANRNKRSVTIDIATPEGQRIVRELTARCDVVLENYKVGQLAKYGLDFASLKAVKPDLVYCSVTGFGQTGPYAHRAGYDFIIQGMGGFMSITGERDGLPGGGPQKAGVAIADLATGLYSTIAILAALAHRDRTGEGQHIDMALLDVQVALLANMNTNFLASGKPPMRWGNAHPNIVPYQTFETSDGWIIVAVGNDGQFSKFVEAGGRAELADDERFATNPARVRHRDTLVPIIAEMTKTRTKREWLDALEAVGVPCGPINDLAEVFDDEQVRARGMQVELPHPSGANVKLVRNPIRMSETPPDARTAPPLLGEHTDAVLRDMLGYGDTAIAALRDKRVV
- a CDS encoding ornithine acetyltransferase, whose amino-acid sequence is MRGNAFEDSIMMKKTRFLVRITVIAVVLASLSACAMTHTQRNAGIGAAAGGALGYLITGGPIGTVAGAAAGGLVGAGVR
- a CDS encoding glutamine--tRNA ligase/YqeY domain fusion protein; protein product: MSTERNDAAAPSNFIRNIIDDDNRTSKWSGRVETRFPPEPNGYLHIGHAKSICLNFSVARDYGGVCHLRFDDTNPEKESVEYVNSIVDAVRWLGFDWQKDGVDHQYFASDYYDKLYEFAELLIQRGKAYVDSQTADEMRTNRGSLTEPGTPSPFRDRSPEENLDLFRRMKAGEFKEGEHVLRAKIDMSSPNMNMRDPVIYRIRYAHHYRTGDAWCVYPMYDYTHCISDAIENITHSLCTLEFEDHRPLYDWVLNELADAGVFTRPLPQQIEFSRLNLTYAITSKRKLLQLVTEGHVDGWDDPRMPTIVGVRRRGFTPEGIRLFCERIGVTKIDSWIDMSVFEGALRDDLDDKAPRTVAVLDPLKLVIDNYPEGQTEECTAPVHPHHPERGQRTFPISRELWIEREDFNENPPKGYFRLFPGNKVRLRYGYVIECTGADKDENGNVTAVHCNYYPDSKSGTEGANNYKVKGNIHWVSAPHACPAEVRIYDRLFKEPHPDAGGRNFLEALNPDSKKVVHAYLEPGARDATPEARYQFERHGYFVADRVDSKPDQPVFNRIVGLRDSWGKPA